TCCAACAAATCAAGAAATACGAGAATACCCGATTGTTGGCATTGATTACGAACAAGCAATTAAATATTGTAAATGGAGAACTTTTGTGGTAAACAAAAAATATGAAAAAAATTTTAATGTAAATTACAGACTACCTACAAAGGAAGAATATATATCCGGTCAAAATATTGAGAACCTTAAAAACAAGAAAAAATATTTCAACCCAAAAACACAACTTTATAAATTACCTGATAAAATCAAAGGCAAACACACTATATTTTTATCAACCAACGTTTCGGAAATGACTAATGAGAAAGGAAAAGCTTATGGTGCAAATTTTTCTGACACTTCAAATTTAATAAAAGATTACAGCGATGCAGAAATATGGCTTGGATTCAGATGTGTAGCTCAAATTGTTGAATAATTGTAAAGATGAGTCCACTCT
This sequence is a window from Bacteroidota bacterium. Protein-coding genes within it:
- a CDS encoding SUMF1/EgtB/PvdO family nonheme iron enzyme; this translates as MKKIIITALVFIFIGCSENKVPPGTVQISDNLYIDKTEISNFAWQEYLIWLKGEYGIDSEKYKNGLPDKKVWSSLYKTEFKLIPTNQEIREYPIVGIDYEQAIKYCKWRTFVVNKKYEKNFNVNYRLPTKEEYISGQNIENLKNKKKYFNPKTQLYKLPDKIKGKHTIFLSTNVSEMTNEKGKAYGANFSDTSNLIKDYSDAEIWLGFRCVAQIVE